aaaggttcatttaTTACATTCATAAGCCATCTCCCTGGTGCAATCCCTTGGTGATAGCAAATGGACCTTTCAAGGAAACGCTTTCCATCGACCTTCACCTGTCTTGTGACGTTGGTTATGGTCATTCCaacaagtctggtaagtttggccggtactccgaaactagtcatggtctcGTACAATTTTACTCGTTCTGACTGTACTCAACCATCTTTTCCAGGATCTGCCGAATGGTGAAGGTCTGGtcagtggtagactttcctcttcTGAAGACTTTCCTCCCTGATAGTTGCCAACTCAGCGTACTGGAGTAGCGTACTGAGAATCAGCGTATGGGAGTAGCCGTTCCTGCCGAACGAGGCTGAAGATCTTATAGGCGGTCTTGAACACCGTTATACCCCTATAATGGCTGCGTAATAGCCTGTCCCCCTGTTTGTGTATGGggtagatgatgccaagaTTCTAGTCACACTCCGTCTGTGCCTGGTGCTTTATTGTTCTTCAGCCGACAAGTTGCCCTTCGGGTCTCCTCTATGCTTGGTGACAGGAGAAGATTTGCATCCAGCAGCGGAGTTTCTGGCTGCTCAGCAAATTAGTCGTTGAGCagttcatcaaaatgctgggcCCACCGCGAGGGACGTCTGGTTGGTTACTGATCCGATTTCCAACCTTGTCGCCGCAGCTGGTGACCTTAGCTATCAAGATGTTTCGGTGACTTGCTACCGCTTTTTAAGATTGTCTTGTGTGTCCGTAGAGCactctgttttttttcaagtTCATGTATTTCACGTATCTTCTCTTCTCTTGCTCTTCCTACAATCGCTTCTTTTTTTATGAACTTGCTTCTCTATACTTCTGAGCTTCAAGTATTCCCTTACGCTGTCTCACGTCCTGCGCCTGCCCATCATTACTTTGtacgcaatgtttttttcgttccgtcacATGTTCACATCAACGTCGAACCAGGCAGATCTGGTCTTATCACGAAGCGTGCTCAAGATTTCTTGGGGACAGTTCCTGATGCATGTTCTTAGAGCAttccatctctcgctcgtagtTGCTTCTTCATTTACTGGCTGTAGCGACTCTCTGACGGCCTGTTTGTACAACTAAATAAATgatcaaccatcgaaaaatattaagccatttttttgataaccaaatgaaaaagagaacttTCATTTAATCCCCCCTTTACAATATCACGTTTAGTATCCGACGAATGTGCCACAAGAACCGCCCGTGACAACAAGCAACACCGCACCAGACACGGGAGCTTGCTACAAAATAACATCAACAATCAACAGAGAAACGGTACAACTATTGCAGAGACTCTCTCTAGTTGATCTCGACACCGAGTAAGTTTTATGTGATGCTGTTTTGACACTCAAAAGCGAATTTTTACTCATTCAATTTCTGTTTTCGCTACCAACAGGGAAGCCCTACGAACTCTCCACGATTCCATTACGTTCGCCTCACGCATTTTGCCCATCAACACAGACGGCGTTGAACCGCTGGTGTCGGTGCTAGAAAAGGAACAATTAAGCCTTCGTGAAGACATAATTGACGATGGCAATCAGCAAGAACACGTGCTACGAAATGCGTCCATTACGGAAGAAGAATACTTCATTGCTCCACCAGGCAATATCCCACTAGAATGGCAACCAAACAGAAACGAGCCGTGAACAGAGAGCCGCGTCTAATACAATACTtgtcgatggttgaacatttattcgaaaggttcatttaTTACATTCATAAGCCATCTCCCTGGTGCAATCCCTTGGTGATAGCAAATGGACCTTTCAAGGAAACGCTTTCCATCGACCTTCACCTGTCTTGTGACGTTGGTTATGGTCATTCCaacaagtct
The Anopheles bellator unplaced genomic scaffold, idAnoBellAS_SP24_06.2 scaffold01347_ctg1, whole genome shotgun sequence genome window above contains:
- the LOC131214569 gene encoding glutamyl-tRNA(Gln) amidotransferase subunit C, mitochondrial-like, which encodes MVIPTSLDLPNGEGLYPTNVPQEPPVTTSNTAPDTGACYKITSTINRETVQLLQRLSLVDLDTEEALRTLHDSITFASRILPINTDGVEPLVSVLEKEQLSLREDIIDDGNQQEHVLRNASITEEEYFIAPPGNIPLEWQPNRNEP